A region of Drosophila mauritiana strain mau12 chromosome 3L, ASM438214v1, whole genome shotgun sequence DNA encodes the following proteins:
- the LOC117141696 gene encoding RNA polymerase II degradation factor 1, with protein sequence MPNGGVKSTRSSPYWRHASPPPRRNLSSEQSSNRVGQQLLRSLAQSLPSGQEAVRSRSSCPTTPRRRRQASVCRSMGSPDCVPLVSHSKLKTPVRLKAGMPVKPVLGGDPPNSKTPGQSMVASAKRRNESPTVKAKSREEEFNKIPELVSEASVAKAREKEFEKIPSRVPILTEENKPTEVRDTNNSVPETQENLKPETETNLIIEEEKPTEGIPETEPKPSNSKIIPCFRGEYPTRHRPGTCQWFQSDVPNCGNIVTICDEEQQIMGEAEIVTACEVTEAHFLSLQCEDDNMNNEPPSISRCSKCTGCPQQQSGNWFGQQRSCPQQQQPCFQQKPSCLQQQPSCLQQQPSCFQQQQRNCGRNPPCPSAKPKGCLKCQEQQQSSKAFAYNLQQSMQQQVLPQMQNMYPCQQLQQVNLCDQMEQQLQQQGIEENNYGLTEMLAEELKKQMLEAQAQIAQVQLQLNSACGATRVRQMHVLSQNATDVPRWAPETQFMDVLAEEHDVGDAQPDEIMENGDEDQGFNAQLDQHALPASFPCQTIESTRSETIWTMPSAAQSSQQHMQFGLYPVPLTMPNQNNYFQQNPQQFPCQMAPFQQQQQQQQMAHCQQIQSCRAPPCPPKKAPPCQQKQQLQQQRLSCQQQQPIRSGPPAQSNKCSHSPQFCPSCCCQRYAQMRFMMPRCWLR encoded by the coding sequence ATGCCCAATGGCGGAGTCAAGTCAACCAGGTCCAGTCCCTACTGGCGTCATGCGAGTCCTCCTCCGAGGAGGAACTTGTCCTCGGAGCAATCCAGCAATCGAGTAGGACAGCAGTTGCTGCGATCCCTGGCTCAGAGCTTACCGTCTGGCCAGGAAGCCGTGCGTTCCCGATCTTCCTGCCCAACCACacctcgtcgtcgccgccaggCCAGTGTCTGCAGATCGATGGGCAGTCCAGATTGTGTGCCATTGGTATCGCACAGTAAGCTCAAGACACCGGTTCGATTGAAGGCGGGTATGCCGGTGAAACCAGTGCTGGGAGGAGATCCACCCAATTCAAAGACTCCTGGTCAGTCTATGGTGGCCTCAGCTAAACGTCGCAATGAATCCCCCACAGTGAAGGCAAAAAGCAGGGAAGAAGAGTTCAATAAGATACCAGAGCTGGTTAGTGAGGCATCCGTTGCCAAGGCCAGAGAAAAAGAGTTCGAAAAGATACCTTCCAGAGTTCCGATCTTGACTGAAGAAAACAAGCCAACAGAAGTGAGAGACACAAATAATTCAGTTCCGGAAACGCAGGAGAACTTGaagccggaaacggaaactaatttaataataGAGGAAGAAAAGCCCACCGAAGGTATACCAGAAACGGAACCGAAGCCATCGAACTCGAAGATAATTCCCTGCTTTCGGGGAGAGTATCCCACACGACATCGTCCTGGTACTTGCCAATGGTTCCAATCCGACGTCCCCAATTGCGGAAATATCGTGACCATATGCGATGAGGAACAGCAAATTATGGGTGAAGCGGAAATAGTCACCGCATGCGAGGTTACCGAGGCACATTTCCTGAGCCTGCAATGTGAAGATGATAACATGAACAACGAACCGCCATCGATTTCGAGGTGCAGTAAGTGCACGGGTTGTCCACAGCAACAGAGTGGTAATTGGTTTGGACAGCAGCGATCTTGTcctcagcagcaacaaccttGCTTTCAACAGAAGCCATCTTGCTTGCAACAGCAACCATCTTGCTTGCAGCAGCAACCATCTTGTttccagcaacagcaacgaaATTGTGGACGAAATCCACCCTGTCCCAGTGCGAAACCAAAAGGATGTCTCAAGTgtcaggagcagcagcagtccaGCAAAGCATTTGCCTACAATCTGCAGCAGTCGATGCAGCAGCAAGTTCTGCCGCAGATGCAGAATATGTATCCGTGTCAGCAGCTTCAGCAAGTGAATCTCTGTGATCAAATGGAACAACAATTGCAACAGCAAGGCATTGAGGAGAACAACTATGGCCTGACCGAAATGCTGGCCGAGGAGCTAAAGAAGCAAATGCTCGAGGCTCAGGCGCAGATTGCCCAAGTGCAACTGCAGTTGAATAGTGCGTGTGGAGCCACAAGAGTGCGGCAGATGCATGTGCTGTCCCAGAATGCCACTGACgtcccacgttgggcgccagaAACTCAGTTCATGGATGTCCTGGCAGAGGAACACGACGTGGGCGATGCTCAACCGGATGAAATAATGGAAAACGGCGACGAGGATCAGGGATTTAACGCGCAATTGGATCAGCATGCATTGCCGGCTAGCTTTCCGTGCCAAACTATCGAGTCCACCAGGTCGGAGACGATTTGGACCATGCCATCAGCTGCTCAGTCGTCACAGCAACATATGCAGTTTGGTCTGTATCCTGTGCCACTAACGATGCCAAATCAGAATAACTACTTCCAGCAGAATCCTCAACAATTTCCCTGCCAAATGGCTCCttttcagcagcagcaacaacagcagcaaatgGCTCATTGTCAGCAGATTCAGTCGTGTAGAGCACCACCTTGCCCGCCCAAGAAGGCGCCTCCTTgccagcagaagcagcagctgcagcagcagcgattATCCtgtcagcagcaacagcccaTAAGATCTGGTCCACCAGCCCAGTCCAATAAGTGTTCTCATTCTCCACAATTTTGTcccagttgttgttgccagcGGTATGCCCAAATGAGATTCATGATGCCCCGATGTTGGCTGCGCTAA
- the LOC117139237 gene encoding uncharacterized protein LOC117139237 isoform X2: protein MCDPCRYLRRCISCHGVCCPRPSCCERSRSSNMRNCRVVFPGEFQKFSDVVTPSFLLKTPERPKKRKRSKSCSACEDNCKDPCSKMDACAERCENPCQDGVNGCKNPEDSGQDDLARTGAYGTGYGFQPGQPTIIPCYGTYGPSGNAMIFGIPPPTEYGGFGVPGPMVLSVAPPSSVGQGDPRCIPAAGLPTQYTDKFNPCTGEVYECGDRQMPPERPQGTAQVPSYNRFIQDLGMGFAPNSQYLPFNEATFQPHPINQSPVTPPSGGRAPAYSRNNQPINCEPNNQNYSYTVPQSTNQVNVGANRSDVYNQQSQATHSRAVPHSESSRGQLPHGATRSKSPNQRSQYTGHHSSRAHAHINTEIVQASPGGQRSKSKLSHRSESREGRSGKLQARRATGYPHSSSGGERNTDLRAAPKSMASASEVRSRDNRSQDLRKRNKSVEAPTNRQPLLYGQQSVGMGIDPSNQYYPYNECTPLNATFVQDNNPFYDQPGHDVNRPQIARAPNLSKAGPKKDTNSNKVPSSFKPSKDKSKSDCPPSENANSGKKKTQEKNCLELLSRLTESCPPCDLQKWCHLLMPKDKDRGKRQAKPSAKKNKKSNGSKIKNKMSEHSSKEIEDTETSPVEIPENEDADCPCNCKKPCPSPPTKPEMRTCGCSANLPEENEDPPPAPSNPQPAPCNPAPAPVNTCCMPCSNQCPWSWYFNPCTGCYYYCANCCNGCRNCCNYCCSPCGRCCSNSPAAKLEKIPPKPKQKERPDRSSTGTRNSGGAAVSLGSCAPPPPFAPWNCPRQEVSTMPGYSPTASPHFSSPYSGRWVAGGVDIHRNYQRNNQGPSFNVSRVRHA, encoded by the exons ATGTGCGATCCATGTCGATATTTAAGGAGGTGCATAAGCTGCCATGGCGT GTGCTGTCCTCGACCAAGTTGCTGTGAGCGATCTCGTTCCTCTAATATGAGGAATTGTCGCGTCGTGTTTCCTGGGGAGTTCCAAAAGTTCTCGGACGTCGTGACGCCCAGTTTTCTTCTAAAGACGCCAGAGCGCCCAAAGAAACGGAAACGATCGAAAAGTTGCTCAGCCTGTGAGGACAATTGTAAGGATCCGTGTTCAAAAATGGATGCATGTGCGGAGAGGTGTGAGAATCCATGTCAAGATGGTGTGAATGGATGCAAGAATCCTGAAGATTCCGGACAAGACGATCTGGCTAGGACTGGAGCCTACGGAACTGGCTATGGCTTCCAGCCGGGACAACCGACTATTATTCCGTGTTATGGAACCTACGGACCGTCAGGAAATGCTATGATTTTTGGTATCCCGCCACCGACTGAATATGGAGGCTTTGGTGTCCCTGGTCCCATGGTTCTATCAGTGGCTCCACCATCCTCGGTAGGTCAGGGTGATCCAAGATGTATTCCAGCGGCAGGTCTACCCACACAGTACACAGATAAGTTTAATCCCTGTACCGGAGAAGTCTACGAATGCGGAGATCGGCAAATGCCACCTGAAAGGCCACAAGGAACGGCGCAAGTACCTTCCTATAATCGATTTATTCAGGATTTAGGCATGGGCTTTGCACCCAATAGTCAGTATCTTCCATTCAATGAAGCAACATTCCAACCACATCCAATAAATCAAAGCCCAGTCACTCCTCCCTCAGGAGGAAGGGCACCAGCTTATAGCCGTAATAATCAACCCATTAACTGTGAGCCCAACAATCAGAATTATAGCTATACTGTTCCCCAATCAACGAATCAAGTTAATGTTGGTGCTAACAGATCTGATGTCTATAACCAGCAGAGTCAAGCCACGCATTCAAGGGCAGTTCCCCACTCAGAGTCATCAAGGGGACAACTGCCTCATGGTGCCACTAGATCAAAGTCTCCAAATCAACGAAGCCAATATACGGGACATCATTCAAGCAGAGCTCATGCCCATATCAATACTGAAATTGTTCAAGCTAGTCCAGGTGGCCAGAGGTCCAAGTCCAAGCTCAGTCACCGGAGCGAGTCTAGGGAAGGTCGTTCTGGAAAACTACAAGCCCGTAGAGCCACAGGCTATCCTCATTCTAGTAGTGGTGGAGAAAGAAATACGGATCTTAGGGCCGCGCCCAAGTCAATGGCATCCGCGAGTGAAGTGCGTTCTCGTGATAACAGATCGCAGGAtttaagaaaaagaaataaatctGTAGAAGCACCTACCAATCGACAACCCTTACTTTATGGCCAGCAGAGCGTGGGCATGGGCATCGATCCATCCAATCAGTATTATCCGTACAATGAATGCACTCCACTTAATGCCACATTTGTCCAAGACAATAATCCCTTTTATGATCAGCCAGGACATGATGTGAATAGACCGCAAATAGCAAGAGCACCAAACTTATCGAAGGCAGGACCCAAAAAGGATACAAATTCGAATAAAGTTCCATCAAGCTTTAAACCATCGAAGGATAAATCCA AATCTGATTGTCCACCAAGTGAAAACGCGAACTCTGGAAAAAAGAAGACACAGGAGAAGAATTGCTTGGAGCTTCTCAGCCG CCTCACCGAGTCCTGTCCTCCGTGTGATCTGCAGAAGTGGTGTCACCTCCTGATGCCGAAGGACAAGGACAGGGGCAAAAGGCAAGCGAAACCGTCTGCCAAGAAGAACAAGAAATCGAATGGCTCAAAGATCAAGAACAAGATGAGCGAGCACAGCAGCAAGGAAATAGAAGATACCGAGACATCACCAGTGGAAATTCCAGAAAACGAGGATGCCGACTGCCCGTGTAACTGCAAGAAACCATGTCCATCGCCTCCGACAAAACCAGAAATGCGCACCTGCGGCTGCTCCGCCAATTTGCCTGA GGAAAACGAAGATCCTCCACCAGCACCCTCCAATCCTCAACCAGCACCCTGCAATCCTGCTCCAGCGCCAGTAAATACCTGCTGCATGCCCTGCTCGAACCAATGTCCTTGGTCCTGGTACTTTAATCCCTGCACCGGCTGCTACTACTACTGCGCGAATTGCTGCAATGGCTGTCGTAATTGCTGCAATTACTGCTGCAGTCCGTGCGGTCGCTGTTGCAGCAACTCCCCTGCTGCTAAGCTGGAGAAGATTCCTCCGAAGCCGAAGCAAAAGGAAAGGCCAGACAGATCGTCCACCGGCACGCGAAATTCCGGCGGCGCGGCAGTGAGTTTGGGGAGCTGTGCTCCGCCTCCTCCGTTTGCACCCTGGAACTGCCCAAGGCAAGAGGTTTCAACCATGCCAGGCTATTCTCCGACTGCGTCGCCACACTTCAGCTCCCCATacagtgggcggtgggtggctgGGGGAGTGGATATTCATCGGAACTATCAACGAAACAACCAAGGTCCTTCATTCAATGTCAGCCGAGTGCGCCATGCCTAA
- the LOC117139237 gene encoding uncharacterized protein LOC117139237 isoform X1, which yields MCDPCRYLRRCISCHGVCCPRPSCCERSRSSNMRNCRVVFPGEFQKFSDVVTPSFLLKTPERPKKRKRSKSCSACEDNCKDPCSKMDACAERCENPCQDGVNGCKNPEDSGQDDLARTGAYGTGYGFQPGQPTIIPCYGTYGPSGNAMIFGIPPPTEYGGFGVPGPMVLSVAPPSSVGQGDPRCIPAAGLPTQYTDKFNPCTGEVYECGDRQMPPERPQGTAQVPSYNRFIQDLGMGFAPNSQYLPFNEATFQPHPINQSPVTPPSGGRAPAYSRNNQPINCEPNNQNYSYTVPQSTNQVNVGANRSDVYNQQSQATHSRAVPHSESSRGQLPHGATRSKSPNQRSQYTGHHSSRAHAHINTEIVQASPGGQRSKSKLSHRSESREGRSGKLQARRATGYPHSSSGGERNTDLRAAPKSMASASEVRSRDNRSQDLRKRNKSVEAPTNRQPLLYGQQSVGMGIDPSNQYYPYNECTPLNATFVQDNNPFYDQPGHDVNRPQIARAPNLSKAGPKKDTNSNKVPSSFKPSKDKSSKCCCTRFDPNNQYYAPHYVSEESDCPPSENANSGKKKTQEKNCLELLSRLTESCPPCDLQKWCHLLMPKDKDRGKRQAKPSAKKNKKSNGSKIKNKMSEHSSKEIEDTETSPVEIPENEDADCPCNCKKPCPSPPTKPEMRTCGCSANLPEENEDPPPAPSNPQPAPCNPAPAPVNTCCMPCSNQCPWSWYFNPCTGCYYYCANCCNGCRNCCNYCCSPCGRCCSNSPAAKLEKIPPKPKQKERPDRSSTGTRNSGGAAVSLGSCAPPPPFAPWNCPRQEVSTMPGYSPTASPHFSSPYSGRWVAGGVDIHRNYQRNNQGPSFNVSRVRHA from the exons ATGTGCGATCCATGTCGATATTTAAGGAGGTGCATAAGCTGCCATGGCGT GTGCTGTCCTCGACCAAGTTGCTGTGAGCGATCTCGTTCCTCTAATATGAGGAATTGTCGCGTCGTGTTTCCTGGGGAGTTCCAAAAGTTCTCGGACGTCGTGACGCCCAGTTTTCTTCTAAAGACGCCAGAGCGCCCAAAGAAACGGAAACGATCGAAAAGTTGCTCAGCCTGTGAGGACAATTGTAAGGATCCGTGTTCAAAAATGGATGCATGTGCGGAGAGGTGTGAGAATCCATGTCAAGATGGTGTGAATGGATGCAAGAATCCTGAAGATTCCGGACAAGACGATCTGGCTAGGACTGGAGCCTACGGAACTGGCTATGGCTTCCAGCCGGGACAACCGACTATTATTCCGTGTTATGGAACCTACGGACCGTCAGGAAATGCTATGATTTTTGGTATCCCGCCACCGACTGAATATGGAGGCTTTGGTGTCCCTGGTCCCATGGTTCTATCAGTGGCTCCACCATCCTCGGTAGGTCAGGGTGATCCAAGATGTATTCCAGCGGCAGGTCTACCCACACAGTACACAGATAAGTTTAATCCCTGTACCGGAGAAGTCTACGAATGCGGAGATCGGCAAATGCCACCTGAAAGGCCACAAGGAACGGCGCAAGTACCTTCCTATAATCGATTTATTCAGGATTTAGGCATGGGCTTTGCACCCAATAGTCAGTATCTTCCATTCAATGAAGCAACATTCCAACCACATCCAATAAATCAAAGCCCAGTCACTCCTCCCTCAGGAGGAAGGGCACCAGCTTATAGCCGTAATAATCAACCCATTAACTGTGAGCCCAACAATCAGAATTATAGCTATACTGTTCCCCAATCAACGAATCAAGTTAATGTTGGTGCTAACAGATCTGATGTCTATAACCAGCAGAGTCAAGCCACGCATTCAAGGGCAGTTCCCCACTCAGAGTCATCAAGGGGACAACTGCCTCATGGTGCCACTAGATCAAAGTCTCCAAATCAACGAAGCCAATATACGGGACATCATTCAAGCAGAGCTCATGCCCATATCAATACTGAAATTGTTCAAGCTAGTCCAGGTGGCCAGAGGTCCAAGTCCAAGCTCAGTCACCGGAGCGAGTCTAGGGAAGGTCGTTCTGGAAAACTACAAGCCCGTAGAGCCACAGGCTATCCTCATTCTAGTAGTGGTGGAGAAAGAAATACGGATCTTAGGGCCGCGCCCAAGTCAATGGCATCCGCGAGTGAAGTGCGTTCTCGTGATAACAGATCGCAGGAtttaagaaaaagaaataaatctGTAGAAGCACCTACCAATCGACAACCCTTACTTTATGGCCAGCAGAGCGTGGGCATGGGCATCGATCCATCCAATCAGTATTATCCGTACAATGAATGCACTCCACTTAATGCCACATTTGTCCAAGACAATAATCCCTTTTATGATCAGCCAGGACATGATGTGAATAGACCGCAAATAGCAAGAGCACCAAACTTATCGAAGGCAGGACCCAAAAAGGATACAAATTCGAATAAAGTTCCATCAAGCTTTAAACCATCGAAGGATAAATCCAGTAAGTGCTGCTGCACTCGGTTCGATCCCAACAATCAATACTATGCTCCTCATTACGTTTCCGAAGAATCTGATTGTCCACCAAGTGAAAACGCGAACTCTGGAAAAAAGAAGACACAGGAGAAGAATTGCTTGGAGCTTCTCAGCCG CCTCACCGAGTCCTGTCCTCCGTGTGATCTGCAGAAGTGGTGTCACCTCCTGATGCCGAAGGACAAGGACAGGGGCAAAAGGCAAGCGAAACCGTCTGCCAAGAAGAACAAGAAATCGAATGGCTCAAAGATCAAGAACAAGATGAGCGAGCACAGCAGCAAGGAAATAGAAGATACCGAGACATCACCAGTGGAAATTCCAGAAAACGAGGATGCCGACTGCCCGTGTAACTGCAAGAAACCATGTCCATCGCCTCCGACAAAACCAGAAATGCGCACCTGCGGCTGCTCCGCCAATTTGCCTGA GGAAAACGAAGATCCTCCACCAGCACCCTCCAATCCTCAACCAGCACCCTGCAATCCTGCTCCAGCGCCAGTAAATACCTGCTGCATGCCCTGCTCGAACCAATGTCCTTGGTCCTGGTACTTTAATCCCTGCACCGGCTGCTACTACTACTGCGCGAATTGCTGCAATGGCTGTCGTAATTGCTGCAATTACTGCTGCAGTCCGTGCGGTCGCTGTTGCAGCAACTCCCCTGCTGCTAAGCTGGAGAAGATTCCTCCGAAGCCGAAGCAAAAGGAAAGGCCAGACAGATCGTCCACCGGCACGCGAAATTCCGGCGGCGCGGCAGTGAGTTTGGGGAGCTGTGCTCCGCCTCCTCCGTTTGCACCCTGGAACTGCCCAAGGCAAGAGGTTTCAACCATGCCAGGCTATTCTCCGACTGCGTCGCCACACTTCAGCTCCCCATacagtgggcggtgggtggctgGGGGAGTGGATATTCATCGGAACTATCAACGAAACAACCAAGGTCCTTCATTCAATGTCAGCCGAGTGCGCCATGCCTAA